The following are encoded in a window of Fischerella sp. PCC 9605 genomic DNA:
- a CDS encoding arsenate-mycothiol transferase ArsC has translation MKKILFLCTGNYYRSRFAEHLFNWIAAKQGLEWQVVSRGLALERGIDNIGAISQYAIEALKQRGVTLLENERFPQQVLEEDFHAVDMVIALDELEHRPLVLERFPKWLDRVEYWLIHDIDKTSASEALGKLEKHLLQLIEKLTQS, from the coding sequence ATGAAAAAAATCTTATTCTTGTGTACGGGCAACTATTATCGCAGTCGTTTCGCCGAACACCTGTTTAACTGGATAGCTGCGAAGCAGGGGTTAGAATGGCAGGTTGTTTCCCGCGGTCTGGCCCTGGAGAGGGGTATAGATAATATAGGGGCAATTTCTCAGTATGCAATAGAAGCTTTGAAACAGCGGGGAGTGACATTACTAGAGAACGAACGTTTTCCCCAACAGGTTCTAGAGGAAGATTTCCACGCAGTAGATATGGTAATTGCATTAGATGAGTTAGAACATCGACCTTTGGTTCTAGAACGTTTTCCTAAATGGCTAGATAGGGTGGAATACTGGCTAATTCACGACATTGATAAAACCTCTGCATCAGAAGCACTAGGAAAATTAGAGAAACATCTGCTGCAACTGATTGAAAAATTGACACAAAGTTAA